Proteins encoded within one genomic window of Rhinolophus sinicus isolate RSC01 linkage group LG05, ASM3656204v1, whole genome shotgun sequence:
- the SAYSD1 gene encoding SAYSvFN domain-containing protein 1 encodes MEQRLAEFRAARKRTGLAAEPSTLSQSAQTSGEKAEAAATPKSALGWLKQFLVWKPRPASVRAQPILAQEVALPGSSTPPSPRNTAIPPPLPRDQSFWTNVTVLKVLLWLVLLGLFVELEFGLVYFVLSLFYWMYVGTRGPEEKEEGEKSAYSVFNPGCEAIQGTLSAEQLERELLLRPPQGR; translated from the exons ATGGAACAGCGGTTAGCCGAGTTCCGGGCGGCCCGAAAACGGACGGGGCTGGCGGCCGAACCCAGCACTTTGAGCCAGAGCGCACAAACCTCGGGGGAGAAGGCGGAAGCAGCTGCGACTCCAAAGTCAGCCCTAGGCTGGTTAAAACAGTTTCTGGTGTGGAAACCGAGGCCCGCGAGTGTCCGGGCTCAGCCCATCCTCGCTCAG GAAGTGGCACTGCCTGGGAGCAGCACACCACCGTCCCCACGGAACACAGCCATTCCCCCGCCATTGCCACGGGACCAGTCGTTCTGGACCAACGTCACCGTCTTGAAGGTTCTTCTCTGGTTGGTTCTGCTGGGACTGTTTGTGGAACTGGAATTTGGCCTGGTTTATTTTGTCCTGTCCTTGTTCTATTGGATGTATGTTGGGACACGGGGCcctgaggagaaggaggagggagagaagagcgCCTACTCTGTGTTCAACCCGGGCTGCGAAGCCATCCAGGGCACCCTGAGTGCAGAGCAGCTGGAGCGCGAGTTACTGTTGAGACCCCCGCAGGGGAGATAG